The genomic DNA GGTGCCCTGGCATAAAGCGGCATTGTACCTTATAATGTTCAAAAATATACCGGTAAACAGGTGGGGAGGCACATGACTGAAGAAGATCCTCTATCAATAGTGCAGGTGCGGTATGCACGGGGAGAAATTGATACTGCAGAGTATGAAGAATTTCTCTCCTGGTTTTTGAAAAATATCTCATTCCAACAGGTTCCTTCTCTGAAGATAGCTTCAGAGCGGTACGCAAACGGAGAGATTACTATTGGGCAGTATAAAGAGATCATCTCTCATCTTCTCAATGATATCGGCAATTATCAGCAGAGTGCTCCGCTCAGGGCAATTCATCTCAGGTATGCAGAAGGGGATATCGACACTGCTGAATTTGAGGAGAAGGTTGGGGTTCTCATGCGGGACATTCCTGCATATCCCTACAATCCGCCACTTGCGGTCCTGTTTATGCGGTATGCAAAAGGTGAGATCGATAACCTGCGGTACCAGGAGATGCTCACCCATCTGTCGACATACTGCACGCCAAATCTCCCCAGTACGCCAAAGGAGGCATCCACTCCTCCTGAACCACAGAAAACTTCTGCTCCCTCCCCAAAGCCCGCAGCACCCCCTGTTGGACAAAAACCTCCTGCCTCATCCCCTCCACCTGAAGCACCCCAGACACCGGATCCCTACCGTTTAAATTTCGCAGCAGTTCAGAACCCTCCCTCTCCCTCTCCGGTTGGTGATGTCAGTGCAGTCCACCCGGACATACATGGCGGATTACCCCCGGAGATGGACATCGGAGGACTGGGAGGATCAGGTTCCGGAGTCATCAGTGAGCAGCAGGTGATGATGGAGCCGGCCCGGGACATCACGGCTGAACGGGGATCATACCATATTACCGATATCAGTACATCTGCCACCCCGGTCACGGTTCTGGTAAAACCGGACATGGAAATCCCGAAGAAAGAGACGACCATCTCATTTAAGCAGAACGTATCAGAAGTTAAGCCTGAAGAGGAGATTGGCGCAAAATCTGATCAGGAGTCGGCACCATCTGCACCAGCCCCGGAACCTGACAACATCATATCAGAGGTTGCCACTTCACCCTCAGGGAACCATCAGAAGATTAAGGCACTCATTAAGCAGGGTAAATACTATGAAGCCATTACCCGCCTTGATGAGATGCTTCTTGAGTCTTCTGATGACTACCGGTCATTGTTCCTGAAGAGTATTGCACTTTTTAATATCGGGAAAGGTGATGAGGCACTTGAAATATTAAGCAAAGCGAAGGAGTCCTGCACCAACAAGGATGATGCGAAAGAGATAGAGCGGATCTACAGCCATATTGTGCAGAAGGGCGGAAGCAAGAACGGACAGAAGAAAGAGAAGGAGAAAGAGAAGGAGAAAGAGTCTGCACAGAGTGCACAAAAGGACGTGGGCAAAGTCCCTTCCCTGACAAGTCATCCTGAACGGGTAAAGAACGAACACTCAGATTTGATCGAGAAGATCTGTAATCAGGCCCAGAGCCTGATTGACACCGGCGATTATAAAGGAGCAAATGAGATCTTAGCCGATATCCAGGGCCTTGTTAAGGATATTCCGGTTGAAATCATGCAGAAAGAGTCTATCGACGACCTTTTTGCAGCAAAAGGATTTGTCCTGTATCAGCTGAAAGAGTTTTGTGAGGCGAAAAAATTCTTCAAGGAAGCGACCAGGATAAATCCAAAGAATGAGACCGCGATACATTACCTGAATGACATCAGGGTTCGTGACTGTAACAAGTTTGTCCGGCACGTATAAGTCATGGTAAACCCATGACCATTTTTACACCTGAAGGGCGGTTCACTATCAAACACTATCTTTTATATAATATATTGGATAATTGGATCATACAGATATCTGGCCTGTTTGTGGGATGTGAGCCCCCGGTATCCGGAACGGAGGTATATGATGAATGATGAAGAGGACATGCTCGAGCTTCTCGACGATGAGGGGACGGCTGATCAGCTTGACCTGGAGCTTGATGAGCCGGAAGAGGAAGCTTCGCCTTACGTTGACGAGAGTATAGAAGAAGCAGCGCCTGAACCTGAGGAATCCGAAGAACCGGAGGAGACCGGCGGGCGCGAACTAGAGATCGATATCAGGTTAATTATTGTTGCAATTGTCGCAATAGCAGCGATCATTCTTGCAGGAGTATTTTTTGTTATGCCCATACTGATGCCGGCTGGTCCGCCGACGGTTACCATGACGCCAAGTCAGTCTGGAGAAGACGTATTCCTGTATTATGAATCCGGCCCTGAGCTTCAGGAACAGGATGTAAGATTTACGCTGGGCGGCGCTGAAATACCACGGGAAAAGATCATGCTGATGGGGGGCGTGACATGGCCGTGGACACAGGGGACGGTCCTCAAGGTTGACACCTCCGGATATGAAAAACCGGCATCTGTGGCGGTAATATATACGAAAGGGGAAGGTGAAACTCTGCTGTTTTCAGCACCAGCAGAGCCCACGCCGACACCAACACCGACTCCCACCCCTGAGCCTACACCTGAACCGGTTATGACCCCGGAGATCCTGGTTCCGTCCCAGCCGATTCCTGTTCAGCCGGTTCAGATGGAGGATTTCATGAACCAGACCCTGATCAGGTTTGATGCCCAACCGACCACCGGCATTCAGCCACTGACCGTTCAGTTCGCTGATCAGACACAGGTGTGTGCACAGAACCGGTCATGGAACTTTGGTGATGGGATGACATCCAATGCACGATACCCTGAGCACATCTATCCCTTCCCGGGTACCTACACCGCAAGCCTTGACATGACCTTCTGTGACCCTGATGAGTCATCAGAAACACCGGTAAAAGAGATCACCGTGCTCCCGGTTGACAGGCAGGACACGCTTCTTTCAGGCCCCGGAGCAGCAAGTATTGATGCAGGAGGATCATTATTCTTCACCGTCAGGGGCCCTGCGATGTTGATTCGAATAGGAGGAAAGGATTACTATCTGAAGAAGGGGGACCTGGTCAGAATTGACCTGAACGATGGGGGCACCGGATATATCTCTATCATAAACAATGCAATTGTCCAGTTCAACTTTGAAAACGTATCAATCTGGGTAAATGACAAGGAATTTGGATCCGGATGGCTTACAAACATCAATATCAATCAATATGAGCAGATTGCATCGGCTGACATCACCATCCGGATCATCGCCCAGGAACCTGGTCTGAAAGGACTGGTAAACGGGATTCCGGCGATTGTGGCAAGTCCGGGTCAGATGGTAACCCTGCACAATGTCGGAACCGATTCAACCGGCAAGTTCCTCTTTAGTATCCAGGATGGGGCAGGATTTTCCTTCAGGGGAGGCATTGAATCATATGAAGTCACTACTCCCTTTTGAATATTTTTAAACCAGCTAATAATCAATGAATAAAGGCAATCTGTGCGGGGGTGCAGAAAGGTGAGGAAATCGGGATGGGTTTGGTACATGAATAAAGAACACGCAATGACGCAGATTCAGACAATCGTGGTCATGACCGTTATCATGGTTGTGCTGTTTCTTCTTGGTGTGATCCTGGTGGTATGGAATCCGATACCTGAACGGATACCCCAGGCCACTATCAGTATTGAAGGCGAAGGCGACTCGATCGTGATGCAACACATTGATGGTGATTCGTTCTCATCAGACCGGCTTATCATCAAGGTGAACGGGGATGTTCAGCCGAACACAAATATGAACTTCCAGGGCGGTACATGGCCCTGGTCACCAGGAGAACGGATGCAGTTTTATTACCCGGCACCGGATGCACCACGACTGGTAGAGGTGCTGTACGTGACCGACAAGGGAGACAGTGTTCTGATAGACAAGGCTCGACTTGATCCCCCACCGGTGGTATCGGCAACTCCCCTTCCGGTTGAGATGGTCCTTCCGGTCACCCCGACTCCGCTTCCGACCAACATCCCGGTAAATTTAAAGGATGCAAACCCGTTCCAGCCACCCATCAGTGATTTTACCGCTGAACCCAGGGTTGGCGATCCACCACTGACGGTGACGTTCCATGATCTCAGTTACGGGCAGGTTTCCGAATACCTCTGGAGCTTTGGAGACGGCTCGACGTCCACCCTTCAAAACCCGGTTCATACATATTTTGTACCAGGAGCATACACTGTCAGCCTCCTCGTGACCAATGCGTATGGATCAAACCGCCGGACTGCCGGGGACTTTATCGTGATTGGATCCCCGCCGGTCGCAAAATACCTTGCCGAACCATCAAGTGGACAGGCCCCCCTGACCGTTCAGTTTACTGATCTCTCAACCGGCAGCCCGAAGAGCTGGGAATGGTCATTTGGCGATGGGACCCAGTCATCTGAGAAGAACCCGGTTCACATCTTCCAGTATGCCGGAGTATACAATGTCACCCTCCGGGTCACCAACGCTTATGGAACAGACAAGTACTCCCAGGAGGCTGGTATTAATGTCACTGCCCCGACCAAGATGGATGTATATCTTGCAGGAAGTATAAACGGAGCACTCATCCCTGATGGATATGTTAGGCTCAGAGTGACTGATCCGGCAAGTTCCATGAAGATAGCCGGGAAGATTTTTACCTTTGAACCAGGAGATATGATCCAGCTCATCTACGGGCCGGGATCCATGGATGGAACCATATCCACCGATAAGAACAGGTTTACCGCATTCAACTTTAATGATATCACCCTTGTCAAGAATGGGGAGACGCTGGCACGTGGCCCGGTCAACAGTTTCTCTCTTGGCGGGTTTGACAGCTATGCATCAACCCTGAACCTCACCATACCAAGAGGGGATCCCTATTCAACGCTGTATATCAATTCTGAACCGTACAAGTATGTTGAAAGTCCGAAGTTCACGTTCTCCGGAATCGGACCGGATAGTGCTGGCCGGTTCTTTTATCAGAAATCAGCCCAGGCTATGAACTTCCAGGGCGGGATTGCCGAACTTACCATGGGATAACCCGGGTACGATCGGCAACCTTTCATTCTTGGGATACGATACCATAGGCACACACGTATGCCAGACCCCCGATTAATATTTTCAATCCTCATTCTTTCATTGATATTCTCCCTCCATGGAGGCGTTATTGCCGATATAACCCTGTATACAACAGACTTTTCAGACGCAACCGGGTGGGAAACGAACAGCCCGTCGTCATTTTATCTGGATGAAGGGAAGGGACAGTACCATTACCAGATAACAGGAGGTACCGGATCCTATGCCTATTATCCCCTCTCAGGGCCATTCACCGGTCCGTTCACCCTGGAATTTGATGTGCACCCGGTGCTGACCGAAGAGAAGAGTTCATTCAGGTTTGGTCTTGGAACGGAAGGATATGACAGTCAGAAAGGACCGGTTGTCCTGGCCGAGCTTTATAATCAGAATGGAGAAGGGGCTTTTGCTCTCACTGCAATATCTAAGGAAAACCTCCGTTCCCAGACGTACTCCATTCCAGGGAAAGCAAATTATAGTGGAAAAACCGTGCGATTTGTGGACGGGGAGGAGTATCATATCAGGCTTACCTGGTACCCGGTTGAAAAGCGGGTCAGTATGACGGTCACTGCTCCAGGTGATGATACCCCGTTGTTTAGTCATTTTGTAATGGTAACCGGTAAGATGGAAGAGTTTACCCACCTGTTTTTGACTTCCATCGGTGAGGGACAGAACGGAAGAAAGGCCCACGGGTATATCGACAACATCAGTCTGACATCTCCAAGTTCAGTCCTTGCAACCCCTGAACCTGTCATCACGTCACAGGAACCAACACCTACACCAACTCTGGTGACCAGTGTAACAAGCGTCGTTCCCGGACAGAATGGTGAACCGGTTGATATAACACCTGATCCGATCCCCAAAAGAACCCCTCTTCCTGCACCACCGACCCCTGTCCCCACTGAAAAGTCAGGATTATTACCCCTCATCGGGATTTTGGGAGTTGGATTCGTTCTCCTCCTTTTCAGGAGATAAATTATGGATGAACATATCATAGAAGCAGCCGGACGTTGCAGAGTCGTCGTCAGAGATGGTAAAGTGGTCGAAGTAGGAAGTCCTCTTATAACCGAATGCCCTCTTGCACGCAGATTTGCCTGTCCGGTCAATGAGATGACATCTGAAGCAATACGGGATAATATTCAGAACCGTATAGACTCGTTTGGGATGTGCACCCCAGGTCGTGAGCTTACTTCAGATGAGGTGTTTGTCGGATTTGGAGCGTCAGAAATAATCAGCACTGCCCTGAAAAGCCGGTTTATTGATGCAGCGGTCATCGTCTGTGACGGGGCCGGTACCGTTGTTGTCACGAAACCGGAGATGGCACAGGGTATAGGAGGGAGAATGTCAGGACTTATCAGTACGTCACCGATTCCTGATGTTATCCGGAGAATAGAAGATGAAGGAGGGATCGTTGTTGATCCTGACCATGCCTTCCTTGATCCCATTGCAGGCGTCCGTGCTGCGAAAATGGCCGGATATGAGCATCTTATCGTGACCATCCATAATCCGGAGGATGCACGGGCGATCAGGGAGTATGATTCAGATGCTATCATCATCGCCGTGCATACTACCGGTTACTCTCACGAGGATGCAGAGAAGGTTAAACAATATGCTGATATCGTAACCGCATGTGCCTCACAGACTATCCGTGAGATCTGCGGACCATGCGCCATTCTTCAGGCAGGATCCACAGTGCCGGTATACGCCCTCACCTCTGGCGGAAAACACCTGATCCTTCTGCG from Methanospirillum hungatei JF-1 includes the following:
- a CDS encoding PKD domain-containing protein, whose amino-acid sequence is MNKEHAMTQIQTIVVMTVIMVVLFLLGVILVVWNPIPERIPQATISIEGEGDSIVMQHIDGDSFSSDRLIIKVNGDVQPNTNMNFQGGTWPWSPGERMQFYYPAPDAPRLVEVLYVTDKGDSVLIDKARLDPPPVVSATPLPVEMVLPVTPTPLPTNIPVNLKDANPFQPPISDFTAEPRVGDPPLTVTFHDLSYGQVSEYLWSFGDGSTSTLQNPVHTYFVPGAYTVSLLVTNAYGSNRRTAGDFIVIGSPPVAKYLAEPSSGQAPLTVQFTDLSTGSPKSWEWSFGDGTQSSEKNPVHIFQYAGVYNVTLRVTNAYGTDKYSQEAGINVTAPTKMDVYLAGSINGALIPDGYVRLRVTDPASSMKIAGKIFTFEPGDMIQLIYGPGSMDGTISTDKNRFTAFNFNDITLVKNGETLARGPVNSFSLGGFDSYASTLNLTIPRGDPYSTLYINSEPYKYVESPKFTFSGIGPDSAGRFFYQKSAQAMNFQGGIAELTMG
- a CDS encoding tetratricopeptide repeat protein, with the protein product MTEEDPLSIVQVRYARGEIDTAEYEEFLSWFLKNISFQQVPSLKIASERYANGEITIGQYKEIISHLLNDIGNYQQSAPLRAIHLRYAEGDIDTAEFEEKVGVLMRDIPAYPYNPPLAVLFMRYAKGEIDNLRYQEMLTHLSTYCTPNLPSTPKEASTPPEPQKTSAPSPKPAAPPVGQKPPASSPPPEAPQTPDPYRLNFAAVQNPPSPSPVGDVSAVHPDIHGGLPPEMDIGGLGGSGSGVISEQQVMMEPARDITAERGSYHITDISTSATPVTVLVKPDMEIPKKETTISFKQNVSEVKPEEEIGAKSDQESAPSAPAPEPDNIISEVATSPSGNHQKIKALIKQGKYYEAITRLDEMLLESSDDYRSLFLKSIALFNIGKGDEALEILSKAKESCTNKDDAKEIERIYSHIVQKGGSKNGQKKEKEKEKEKESAQSAQKDVGKVPSLTSHPERVKNEHSDLIEKICNQAQSLIDTGDYKGANEILADIQGLVKDIPVEIMQKESIDDLFAAKGFVLYQLKEFCEAKKFFKEATRINPKNETAIHYLNDIRVRDCNKFVRHV
- a CDS encoding PKD domain-containing protein — protein: MMNDEEDMLELLDDEGTADQLDLELDEPEEEASPYVDESIEEAAPEPEESEEPEETGGRELEIDIRLIIVAIVAIAAIILAGVFFVMPILMPAGPPTVTMTPSQSGEDVFLYYESGPELQEQDVRFTLGGAEIPREKIMLMGGVTWPWTQGTVLKVDTSGYEKPASVAVIYTKGEGETLLFSAPAEPTPTPTPTPTPEPTPEPVMTPEILVPSQPIPVQPVQMEDFMNQTLIRFDAQPTTGIQPLTVQFADQTQVCAQNRSWNFGDGMTSNARYPEHIYPFPGTYTASLDMTFCDPDESSETPVKEITVLPVDRQDTLLSGPGAASIDAGGSLFFTVRGPAMLIRIGGKDYYLKKGDLVRIDLNDGGTGYISIINNAIVQFNFENVSIWVNDKEFGSGWLTNININQYEQIASADITIRIIAQEPGLKGLVNGIPAIVASPGQMVTLHNVGTDSTGKFLFSIQDGAGFSFRGGIESYEVTTPF
- a CDS encoding methanogenesis marker 8 protein encodes the protein MDEHIIEAAGRCRVVVRDGKVVEVGSPLITECPLARRFACPVNEMTSEAIRDNIQNRIDSFGMCTPGRELTSDEVFVGFGASEIISTALKSRFIDAAVIVCDGAGTVVVTKPEMAQGIGGRMSGLISTSPIPDVIRRIEDEGGIVVDPDHAFLDPIAGVRAAKMAGYEHLIVTIHNPEDARAIREYDSDAIIIAVHTTGYSHEDAEKVKQYADIVTACASQTIREICGPCAILQAGSTVPVYALTSGGKHLILLRMAAIEYPLFVTHADLPVSGEKSPHPLI